A portion of the Manihot esculenta cultivar AM560-2 chromosome 2, M.esculenta_v8, whole genome shotgun sequence genome contains these proteins:
- the LOC122723143 gene encoding osmotin-like protein OSM34, with product MMNLIILISLTLFSTTIHAATFEVVNRCSYTVWAAAIPGGGKRTTMARVWGRTNCNFDGNGQGQCATGDCNRVLECRGWGSPPNTLAEYALNQPNNLDYLDISLVDGFNIPMDFSPSTGRCRGIRCSADINGQY from the exons ATGATGAATCTCATCATTCTCATTTCTCTTACCCTCTTTTCTACCACAATCCATGCAGCCACTTTTGAAGTAGTGAACCGATGTAGCTACACAGTTTGGGCTGCAGCTATACCTGGTGGTGGAAAAC GCACCACCATGGCTCGAGTATGGGGTCGAACTAATTGCAATTTTGATGGCAATGGACAGGGCCAATGTGCGACTGGCGATTGTAATAGAGTCCTAGAATGCCGAGGATGGGGTTCTCCGCCAAATACCTTGGCTGAATATGCACTCAATCAGCCCAACAACTTGGACTATCTTGACATATCTCTTGTTGATGGGTTTAACATTCCAATGGACTTTAGCCCCAGCACCGGTAGATGCCGGGGAATCCGATGCTCCGCTGACATTAATGGACAGTATtaa
- the LOC110609455 gene encoding pathogenesis-related protein R major form: protein MMNLIILISLTLFSTTIHAATFEVVNRCSYTVWAAAIPGGGKRLDSGQIWTINVPSGTTTGRIWGRTNCSFDGNGLGKCETGDCNKTLQCQGFGSAPNTLAEYALNQIDDLDLLDISLVDGFNIPMDFSPSTYGCRGIRCAADINGQCPDEWRSPGGCNNACTIYKTSKYCNANYFTKFFKELCPDAYSYPQDDESSLFTAPGGTNYRVTFSTFEVVNRCSYTVWAAAIPGGGKRLDSGQRWTLNVPSGTTSGRIWGRTNCIFDGNGFGKCETGDCNKTLQCQDFGSPPNTLAEYALNQFDDLDFLDISLVDGFNIPMDFSPTTYGCRGIRCAADINGQCPDELQVAGGCNNPCTVFKTNEYCCTDRSGSCGPTNFSKFLKDRCPDAYSYPLDDESSTFTAPGGTNYRVTFCP, encoded by the exons ATGATGAATCTCATCATTCTCATTTCTCTTACCCTCTTTTCTACCACAATCCATGCAGCCACTTTTGAAGTAGTGAACCGATGTAGCTACACAGTTTGGGCTGCAGCTATACCTGGTGGTGGAAAACGTCTGGACTCGGGCCAAATATGGACAATAAACGTACCATCAGGCACCACCACGGGTCGAATATGGGGTCGAACTAATTGCAGTTTTGATGGCAATGGACTCGGCAAATGTGAGACTGGCGATTGTAACAAGACCCTACAATGCCAAGGCTTCGGTTCTGCTCCAAATACTCTGGCTGAATACGCACTCAATCAGATCGACGACTTGGACCTTCTTGACATATCTCTTGTTGATGGGTTTAACATCCCAATGGACTTCAGTCCGAGCACCTACGGATGTAGGGGAATTCGATGTGCCGCTGACATTAATGGACAGTGCCCAGATGAGTGGCGATCCCCTGGGGGTTGCAACAATGCTTGTACTATATATAAGACTAGTAAATATTGTAATGCCAACTATTTCACCAAGTTCTTCAAGGAGTTGTGCCCTGATGCTTATAGTTATCCTCAGGATGACGAATCCAGCTTGTTTACTGCTCCTGGTGGAACCAATTACAGGGTTACATTCT CCACTTTTGAAGTAGTGAACCGATGTAGCTACACAGTTTGGGCTGCAGCTATACCTGGTGGTGGAAAACGTCTGGACTCGGGCCAGAGATGGACATTAAACGTACCATCAGGCACCACCTCGGGTCGAATATGGGGTCGAACTAATTGCATTTTTGATGGCAATGGATTCGGCAAATGTGAGACTGGCGATTGTAACAAGACCCTACAATGCCAAGACTTCGGTTCTCCGCCAAATACGCTGGCTGAATACGCACTCAATCAGTTCGACGACTTGGACTTTCTTGACATATCTCTTGTTGATGGGTTTAACATCCCAATGGACTTCAGTCCCACCACCTACGGATGTCGGGGAATTCGATGTGCCGCTGACATTAATGGACAGTGCCCAGATGAGTTGCAGGTTGCCGGGGGTTGCAACAATCCTTGCACTGTATTTAAAACCAATGAATATTGTTGCACTGATAGGTCGGGGAGCTGTGGTCCAACCAATTTCTCCAAGTTTTTGAAGGATAGATGCCCTGATGCTTATAGTTATCCGTTGGATGATGAATCCAGCACGTTTACTGCTCCTGGTGGAACCAATTACAGGGTTACATTTTGTCCATGA
- the LOC110607423 gene encoding elicitor-responsive protein 3 isoform X1: MPHGTLEVLLVGAKGLENTDFLNNMDPYVVLTCRSQEQKSSVASGKGSEPEWNENFVFTITDGVTELTLKILDSDFGTADDFVGKATIPLEPLFMEGKLPPTAYNVIKDQEYKGEIRVGLTFTPQENCNHGHEAEEESFGGWKQSSVAF, translated from the exons ATGCCTCACGGAACTCTTGAAGTCCTTCTTGTTGGTGCTAAGGGTCTTGAAAACACCGATTTTCTCA ATAACATGGACCCTTATGTCGTCCTCACTTGTCGTAGCCAGGAGCAGAAAAGCAGTGTTGCTTCAG GGAAAGGGAGTGAACCAGAATGGAATGAGAATTTCGTATTTACGATAACAGATGGTGTCACAGAACTCACATTGAAAATCTTGGACAGTGATTTTGGTACTGCAGATGATTTTGTTGGAAAAGCAAC CATTCCACTTGAGCCATTGTTTATGGAAGGAAAACTCCCACCAACGGCATACAATGTCATCAAAGATCAAGAGTACAAGGGAGAGATTAGAGTGGGCCTCACCTTCACCCCTCAG GAAAACTGTAACCATGGTCACGAGGCGGAGGAGGAAAGCTTTGGAGGATGGAAACAGTCTTCAGTAGCTTTCTAA
- the LOC110609162 gene encoding bifunctional UDP-glucose 4-epimerase and UDP-xylose 4-epimerase 1, protein MAEQTILVTGGAGFIASHTVVQLLKEGFRVSIIDNLDNSVTEAVDRVRELVGPQLSQKLEFNKGDIRNRDDLEKLFSRTKFDAVIHFAGLKAVGESVEKPRRYFDNNLIGTINLYEVMAKYNCKKMVFSSSATVYGQPEKIPCVEDFQLMAMNPYGRTKLFLEEISRDIQKAEPEWRIILLRYFNPVGAHESGKLGEDPKGLPNNLMPYIQQVAVGRLPEVNVFGHDYPTKDGSAIRDYIHVMDLADGHIAALRKLLTTEKIGCVAYNLGTGRGTSVLEMVAAFEKASGKKIPIKLCPRRPGDATAVYASTDKAAKELDWKAKYGIEEMCRDQWKWASNNPWGYKSKP, encoded by the exons ATGGCTGAGCAAACAATTCTTGTAACTGGTGGGGCTGGGTTCATTGCTAGCCACACTGTAGTGCAGCTTCTCAAAGAGGGTTTTAGGGTTTCTATCATTGACAATCTTGATAATTCTGTTACTGAAGCTGTTGATAGGGTCAGGGAATTGGTGGGTCCACAGCTTTCTCAGAAACTAGAATTCAATAAG GGTGATATTAGGAACAGAGATGATTTGGAGAAGTTGTTTTCTCGAACTAA ATTTGATGCTGTGATCCATTTTGCTGGCTTGAAGGCGGTTGGGGAGAGTGTTGAAAAACCTCGTCGTTATTTTGACAATAATTTGATTGGCACTATCAACCTGTATGAGGTCATGGCAAAATACAACTGTAAGAAG ATGGTATTCTCATCATCTGCAACTGTTTATGGGCAACCGGAAAAAATTCCATGTGTTGAAGACTTCCAGTTAATGGCAATGAACCCTTACGGAAGGACTAAG CTTTTCCTTGAAGAAATTTCTCGGGATATTCAAAAGGCAGAACCAGAATGGAGAATCATTTTACTGAGGTACTTCAACCCTGTAGGAGCTCATGAGAGTGGTAAACTTGGTGAAGATCCCAAGGGCCTTCCTAACAATCTTATGCCTTACATACAACAAGTGGCTGTTGGAAGGTTGCCTGAAGTCAATGTATTTGGTCATGATTATCCCACAAAGGATGGTAGTGCG ATCCGAGACTACATCCATGTCATGGACTTAGCAGATGGCCACATTGCTGCGCTTCGGAAGCTTCTTACCACAGAGAAAATAG GTTGTGTAGCCTACAACTTGGGTACAGGACGTGGAACATCAGTGCTTGAAATGGTTGCCGCATTTGAAAAAGCTTCCGGCAAG aaaATTCCTATCAAACTCTGTCCAAGAAGGCCCGGAGATGCTACTGCTGTTTATGCTTCCACAGATAAAGCTGCGAAAGAACTCGATTGGAA GGCCAAATATGGTATCGAGGAGATGTGCAGAGACCAATGGAAATGGGCAAGCAATAATCCATGGGGTTACAAGTCAAAGCCTTGA
- the LOC110608314 gene encoding CASP-like protein 4A4: MKQEGEVLVVACRPMAGMSPVSVNSLTQRPFPTPSPFTFSVASTRWSSRPSIHYSNLVLRFLALIFSFVSALSLAASSPKKKGQLPSSFTGYSELMYCFIVYTLVFVYSALQLFKGVCDMEHRGMIISDLISDYLSFILDQLLGYLLISSCSVAILDAQQISKTALLWKVMSFAAFLVTATCTILSGYKLCKRIIW, translated from the exons ATGAAACAAGAAGGGGAGGTGCTAGTTGTTGCTTGTAGACCAATGGCTGGTATGTCCCCTGTATCGGTCAATTCTCTAACTCAAAGACCCTTTCCAACCCCTTCGCCTTTCACTTTCTCTGTTGCCTCTACAAGGTGGAGCTCCAGGCCTTCCATTCATTATTCCAATCTAGTTCTTCGATTCCTGGCACTCATATTCTCCTTTGTCTCTGCACTGTCACTGGCTGCTTCATCGCCAAAGAAGAAAGGTCAACTGCCTTCTAGCTTCACTGGATACTCAGAGTTGAT GTATTGTTTCATTGTGTACACTTTAGTTTTTGTTTACTCCGCTCTCCAActcttcaaaggtgtttgtgATATGGAACACAGAGGCATGATCATCTCTGACTTGATCTCTGATTACTTGAGCTTTATACTTGATCAG TTGCTGGGATATCTTCTAATCTCATCTTGTTCAGTAGCAATATTGGATGCTCAACAGATAAGCAAAACTGCATTGCTCTGGAAGGTGATGTCATTTGCAGCTTTCCTAGTTACTGCTACATGTACTATTTTATCAGGCTACAAGCTTTGTAAGAGAATCATATGGTGA
- the LOC110606753 gene encoding thaumatin-like protein, with product MSSFNISFFLVAALYYFTFAHAATFDITNKCPYTVWGAASPGGGRELKTGETWTITANPGTTQARIWARTNCQFDASGKGKCETGDCNGLLVCQGYGAAPNTLAEYALDQFERQDFIDISVIDGFNVPMEFSSASGSCSRVIKCTADIIGQCPNELKVPGGCNGPCPVFKTEEHCCNSGNCGPTNFSKYFKDRCPDAYSYPKDDPTSLFTCPTGTNYKVIFCP from the coding sequence ATGAGCTCGTTTAACATTTCCTTCTTCCTTGTTGCGGCCCTTTATTACTTCACCTTTGCCCATGCAGCCACATTTGACATAACCAATAAATGCCCTTACACAGTCTGGGGAGCTGCCTCTCCTGGCGGTGGCAGGGAGCTCAAAACCGGTGAGACATGGACCATTACTGCTAATCCTGGCACTACTCAAGCACGCATCTGGGCTCGTACCAATTGTCAATTTGATGCTTCTGGGAAAGGTAAGTGCGAGACTGGTGATTGCAATGGACTTCTAGTTTGCCAAGGCTATGGTGCAGCTCCTAACACCTTAGCCGAATACGCACTCGACCAGTTTGAACGCCAAGATTTTATCGATATCTCTGTGATTGATGGGTTCAATGTTCCTATGGAGTTTAGTTCAGCTTCAGGAAGCTGCAGCAGAGTTATCAAATGCACTGCAGATATTATCGGACAGTGTCCTAATGAATTGAAGGTCCCTGGAGGGTGCAATGGTCCATGCCCTGTGTTTAAGACTGAGGAGCATTGTTGCAATTCTGGCAACTGTGGTCCTACAAATTTCTCAAAATATTTCAAGGATAGGTGCCCAGATGCTTATAGTTACCCTAAGGATGATCCTACAAGTTTGTTTACTTGCCCTACTGGAACTAACTACAAGGTTATATTCTGCCCTTGA
- the LOC122722393 gene encoding thaumatin-like protein 1: MMSLINTLPTILLSLALFITTIHAATFEVVNQCPYTVWAAASPGGGRRLDSGQTWTFDVAPGTTMARVWGRTNCNFDGNGQGHCETGDCNRVLDCRGWGSPPNTLAEYALNQANNLDYLDISLVDGFNIPIDFSPTTGRCRGIRCSAKINEECPNQLRAPGGCNNPCTVYKTNEYCCTNGPGSCSATDLSKFFKDRCPDAYSYPQDDKTSTFTCPSGTNYKVTFCP, from the coding sequence ATGATGAGTCTCATCAATACTCTTCCTACCATTCTCCTTTCCCTTGCGCTCTTTATTACAACAATTCATGCAGCCACTTTTGAAGTGGTTAACCAATGTCCCTACACAGTTTGGGCTGCAGCCTCACCTGGTGGTGGGCGCCGTTTGGATTCAGGACAAACCTGGACATTTGATGTAGCACCAGGCACCACCATGGCTCGAGTATGGGGTCGAACTAATTGCAATTTTGATGGCAATGGACAGGGCCACTGTGAGACTGGCGATTGTAATAGAGTCCTAGATTGCCGAGGATGGGGTTCTCCACCAAATACCTTGGCTGAATATGCACTCAATCAGGCCAACAACTTGGACTATCTCGACATATCTCTTGTTGATGGGTTTAACATTCCAATCGACTTTAGCCCCACCACCGGTAGATGCCGGGGAATCCGATGCTCCGCTAAAATTAATGAGGAGTGTCCAAATCAGTTGCGAGCTCCTGGGGGTTGCAACAATCCTTGTACTGTATACAAGACCAATGAATATTGTTGCACTAATGGGCCTGGGAGCTGTAGTGCAACCGATTTGTCCAAATTCTTCAAGGATAGGTGCCCTGATGCTTATAGTTATCCTCAGGATGACAAAACCAGCACGTTCACTTGTCCTAGTGGAACCAATTACAAGGTTACATTTTGTCCATGA
- the LOC110608313 gene encoding DEAD-box ATP-dependent RNA helicase 47, mitochondrial: protein MPALISTRLLILFGESSRASRTAWCHRGLRFLTHAGRDQGPLTLASLGFKSEFERPDKIKTNKHEKLKLNSAIEVPKSKVKAVGRNGTRDVGVKKSLEIESAPFAAKSFSELGLPPLLLERLEKEGFQVPTEVQSAAIPTILKNHDVVIQSYTGSGKTLAYLLPILSEVGPFANKSFNGDEESRKKSEIDAVIVAPSRELGMQIVREFEKLLGPANKKVVQQLVGGANRSRQEEALKKNRPAIIVGTPGRIAEISAAGKLHTHNCRYLVLDEVDELLSFNFREDMHRILDHVGRRSGANPSGPKNLLARRAERQTILVSATVPFSVIRAARSWGSDPLLVQAKKVTPLESLPAPGPVNLSRPTSSSSSNQNLQPQAAIQSLPPALKHYYCVARLQHKVDTLRRCVHALDAKSVIAFMNHTKQLKDAVFKLEARGIKAAELHGDLGKLARSTILKKFKNGEVRVLVTNELSARGLDVPECDLVVNLGLPTDSIHYAHRAGRTGRLGRKGTVVTICEEPEVFVVKKVQKQLGIPIPACEFTEGKLVGVEEEKEPSESLK, encoded by the coding sequence ATGCCGGCTTTAATATCAACGAGGTTGCTCATCCTTTTTGGAGAGTCATCGCGTGCGTCTAGGACAGCTTGGTGCCACCGCGGCTTGCGCTTTCTTACTCACGCTGGACGAGACCAGGGGCCACTTACTCTTGCAAGCCTGGGATTCAAGAGCGAGTTTGAAAGACCAGACAAGATCAAAACAAATAAACATGAAAAATTGAAGCTGAACTCAGCTATTGAAGTTCCCAAAAGTAAAGTGAAGGCAGTTGGAAGGAATGGAACTAGAGATGTTGGTGTTAAAAAATCCCTTGAAATAGAGTCAGCTCCATTTGCTGCAAAATCATTTTCTGAGCTTGGCCTCCCACCTTTATTGCTAGAAAGGTTGGAGAAGGAAGGCTTCCAAGTTCCAACAGAGGTTCAATCTGCAGCTATCCCCACTATTCTCAAGAATCATGATGTTGTCATACAATCTTATACGGGGTCAGGCAAAACGTTGGCTTATCTCCTTCCTATACTGTCTGAAGTCGGACCGTTTGCAAATAAATCTTTTAATGGTGATGAAGAATCTAGGAAGAAATCAGAGATAGATGCAGTTATTGTTGCTCCTTCTAGGGAGCTGGGTATGCAAATTGTAAGGGAGTTTGAGAAACTGCTGGGTCCGGCAAACAAGAAAGTTGTTCAGCAACTTGTTGGTGGTGCAAACCGATCAAGACAAGAAGAAGCTCTTAAGAAAAACAGGCCAGCAATTATTGTTGGTACGCCTGGACGGATTGCAGAGATTAGTGCTGCTGGGAAGCTTCACACCCATAATTGTCGTTATTTGGTTTTGGATGAAGTTGATGAGCTCCTTTCATTTAACTTCCGAGAAGACATGCACCGGATATTGGACCATGTAGGGAGGAGATCAGGTGCAAATCCTTCTGGACCAAAAAACCTGCTTGCCAGGCGGGCTGAGCGTCAGACAATCCTGGTATCTGCAACAGTTCCATTTTCGGTGATAAGGGCAGCTCGAAGTTGGGGATCCGATCCGCTCCTTGTGCAGGCTAAAAAAGTTACTCCACTTGAATCCCTACCTGCTCCCGGACCTGTTAACCTTTCAAGGCCTACATCCAGTTCAAGCTCGAACCAGAATTTGCAGCCTCAGGCAGCAATACAGAGTCTTCCTCCAGCTTTGAAACACTATTATTGCGTCGCAAGGTTACAACACAAGGTTGACACTTTGAGAAGATGTGTTCATGCACTTGATGCCAAGTCTGTGATAGCTTTCATGAACCACACTAAGCAACTAAAAGATGCTGTCTTTAAGTTGGAGGCTCGCGGGATAAAAGCTGCAGAATTACATGGAGATCTTGGCAAGCTTGCTAGGTCTACCATtctaaagaaatttaaaaatggaGAGGTGAGAGTTCTAGTAACAAATGAACTATCAGCAAGGGGTTTGGATGTTCCAGAATGCGATCTTGTTGTGAACCTGGGCTTGCCTACCGACTCAATTCATTACGCACATCGAGCTGGCAGGACTGGCAGGCTTGGCAGAAAGGGCACTGTAGTAACCATTTGTGAGGAGCCAGAGGTGTTTGTTGTGAAAAAGGTGCAAAAGCAGCTCGGGATTCCCATTCCTGCTTGTGAGTTTACAGAGGGCAAACTCGTAGGCGTGGAAGAAGAGAAGGAACCTTCAGAGTCTTTGAAATGA
- the LOC110607423 gene encoding elicitor-responsive protein 3 isoform X2, producing the protein MDPYVVLTCRSQEQKSSVASGKGSEPEWNENFVFTITDGVTELTLKILDSDFGTADDFVGKATIPLEPLFMEGKLPPTAYNVIKDQEYKGEIRVGLTFTPQENCNHGHEAEEESFGGWKQSSVAF; encoded by the exons ATGGACCCTTATGTCGTCCTCACTTGTCGTAGCCAGGAGCAGAAAAGCAGTGTTGCTTCAG GGAAAGGGAGTGAACCAGAATGGAATGAGAATTTCGTATTTACGATAACAGATGGTGTCACAGAACTCACATTGAAAATCTTGGACAGTGATTTTGGTACTGCAGATGATTTTGTTGGAAAAGCAAC CATTCCACTTGAGCCATTGTTTATGGAAGGAAAACTCCCACCAACGGCATACAATGTCATCAAAGATCAAGAGTACAAGGGAGAGATTAGAGTGGGCCTCACCTTCACCCCTCAG GAAAACTGTAACCATGGTCACGAGGCGGAGGAGGAAAGCTTTGGAGGATGGAAACAGTCTTCAGTAGCTTTCTAA